A window from Chiroxiphia lanceolata isolate bChiLan1 chromosome 3, bChiLan1.pri, whole genome shotgun sequence encodes these proteins:
- the SOX7 gene encoding transcription factor SOX-7, protein MAALLSTYPWPERLEGDAGEGLSPGPPPRAPQGEKGSESRIRRPMNAFMVWAKDERKRLAVQNPDLHNAELSKMLGKSWKALSLSQKRPYVEEAERLRVKHMQDYPNYKYRPRRKKQVKRIGKRVDPGFLLGSLARDQNTVPEKRTCSRAGGDKEGPGEYPPRPGLPAVRGYREAPGSGSSASVDTYPYGLPTPPEMSPLDAIDPEQSFFSSPCPDEHHRSHLAGAAYSPEYGNSLPCNHHPLSPMSQPATCMISPASSCPTLPPPPPPSYYTPAFPSLPAPSLHAHLGQLSPPPDHHGFDTLDQLSQAELLGEMDRNEFDQYLNNPGHHGDHHGGVLVNGQVPASGSSHTSENSLISVLADATATYYNNYSVS, encoded by the exons ATGGCTGCGCTGCTCAGCACGTACCCCTGGCCGGAGCGGCTGGAGGGGGACGCGGGAGAGGGGCTgtccccggggccgcccccccgggccccgcaGGGAGAGAAGGGCTCCGAGAGCCGCATCCGCCGGCCCATGAACGCCTTCATGGTGTGGGCGAAGGACGAGAGGAAGCGGCTGGCGGTGCAGAACCCCGACCTGCACAACGCGGAGCTCAGCAAGATGCTCG GGAAGTCCTGGAAGGCGCTGAGCCTCTCTCAGAAGCGTCCCTACGTGGAGGAGGCCGAGCGGCTGCGGGTGAAGCACATGCAAGACTATCCCAACTACAAATACCGGCCCCGGAGGAAGAAGCAGGTCAAGCGCATCGGCAAGAGGGTGGACCCGGGGTTTTTGCTGGGCAGCCTGGCACGGGACCAGAACACGGTGCCGGAGAAGAGGACCTGCAGCAGGGCCGGGGGGGACAAAGAGGGGCCGGGTGAGTACCCGCCTCGCCCAGGGCTCCCGGCGGTCCGGGGCTACCGGGAGGCTCCGGGCAGCGGGAGCAGCGCCAGTGTGGACACCTATCCCTATGGGCTGCCCACCCCCCCGGAGATGTCCCCTCTGGATGCCATAGACCCCGAGCAGAGCTTCTTCTCCTCGCCCTGCCCCGACGAGCACCACCGCTCCCACCTTGCCGGAGCCGCCTACTCCCCGGAGTACGGAAACTCCCTCCCGTGCAACCACCACCCGCTCAGCCCCATGTCGCAGCCGGCCACCTGCATGATCTCCCCGGCCTCCAGCTGCCCtacccttcctcctcctcctcctcccagctaCTACACGCCcgccttcccctccctgcctgcccccagcCTCCATGCCCACCTGGGCCAGCTCTCCCCGCCGCCCGACCACCACGGCTTCGACACCTTGGACCAGCTGAGCCAGGCggagctgctgggggagatGGACCGCAATGAGTTCGACCAGTATCTCAACAACCCCGGCCACCACGGCGACCACCACGGCGGAGTCTTGGTCAACGGGCAAGTCCCAGCATCCGGCAGCTCCCACACCTCCGAGAACAGCCTCATCTCCGTCCTGGCCGACGCCACGGCCACCTACTACAACAACTACAGCGTGTCCTAA